A DNA window from Mucilaginibacter xinganensis contains the following coding sequences:
- a CDS encoding NAD(P)/FAD-dependent oxidoreductase, translating into MDTKDKAKFPQVVIVGGGFGGLQVASKLADKPVDVLLLDRHNYHTFQPLLYQVATGSLEAESIAFSIRKNFAGQKNFRFNIAEVTRVNAEKNTIDTSIGEIAYDYLVIATGSTTNFFGNKDIEKFSMPMKSIPEALNLRYLILQNLEDATLKATKAEKEPLLSFVLVGAGPTGVELAGALAEIRNHILCKDYPELKKEDMKVYLVDFLPKVLGPFSDEASKKAYEFLTNMGVEVLLNVKVESYDGNEIKFEGGKTIRSKNVIWSAGVMGEIPEGVNKEVIVRGNKIKTDDHCRMAGSPAIFAIGDVAAMITDETPKGHPGVAQVAIQMGKYVAETIIQTINGEATKPFKYFDKGSLATIGRNKAVADLGKVKFQGFFAWMIWMFVHLISLLGFRNKLHVFINWIGSYISFNGGSRLIIRQFKKETLASKTEQVAIPD; encoded by the coding sequence ATGGATACAAAAGATAAAGCTAAATTTCCGCAGGTGGTAATAGTTGGCGGTGGCTTCGGCGGTTTGCAGGTTGCAAGCAAACTTGCCGATAAGCCGGTAGATGTATTATTGCTCGACAGGCACAACTACCACACCTTTCAGCCCCTGCTTTACCAGGTGGCTACCGGCAGCCTGGAAGCTGAATCAATAGCCTTTTCAATCCGCAAAAACTTTGCAGGGCAAAAAAACTTTCGCTTTAATATTGCGGAGGTAACCAGGGTGAATGCAGAGAAAAATACCATTGATACTTCTATTGGTGAAATTGCTTACGACTACCTGGTGATTGCAACCGGATCAACAACCAATTTTTTTGGCAATAAGGATATAGAGAAATTCTCAATGCCGATGAAATCAATCCCCGAGGCATTAAATCTTCGCTACCTGATCCTGCAAAACCTGGAGGACGCAACTTTAAAGGCTACAAAAGCTGAAAAAGAGCCCCTTTTATCATTTGTGCTGGTAGGTGCCGGCCCCACCGGCGTTGAATTAGCCGGGGCGCTGGCAGAAATAAGGAACCACATTCTTTGCAAGGATTATCCCGAACTGAAAAAAGAGGACATGAAAGTGTACCTGGTTGATTTTTTACCTAAAGTACTCGGCCCATTTTCAGACGAAGCATCAAAAAAAGCCTACGAGTTTTTGACGAATATGGGCGTTGAGGTATTGTTGAACGTTAAAGTTGAAAGCTATGACGGAAATGAGATAAAATTTGAAGGTGGAAAAACCATTCGCAGTAAAAACGTGATTTGGTCGGCAGGGGTTATGGGTGAAATTCCGGAAGGGGTAAATAAAGAAGTTATTGTTAGGGGTAATAAGATAAAGACAGATGACCACTGCCGTATGGCAGGTAGTCCGGCTATTTTTGCTATAGGCGACGTGGCTGCGATGATAACTGATGAAACCCCTAAAGGCCACCCGGGCGTTGCACAGGTGGCTATACAAATGGGTAAATATGTTGCAGAAACAATCATCCAAACGATAAACGGAGAAGCGACAAAGCCATTCAAATATTTTGATAAAGGCTCATTGGCTACTATTGGCCGAAATAAGGCTGTTGCAGATTTGGGTAAAGTAAAATTCCAGGGATTTTTTGCCTGGATGATTTGGATGTTTGTACATTTGATCTCACTGTTAGGCTTCAGGAACAAATTGCATGTATTCATTAACTGGATTGGCAGTTACATCAGCTTTAACGGCGGCAGCAGGCTCATTATCCGCCAGTTTAAAAAAGAGACCTTAGCCAGCAAAACCGAACAAGTAGCAATACCAGACTAA
- the secDF gene encoding protein translocase subunit SecDF, which translates to MQGKGVVKFFAILMAVVCIYQLSFTWVAHKVENDAQVYAKGDTTKAKAYLDSVSTQPVYPLFKHNYQYVKQRELALGLDLEGGMSVTMQISLNELVKKLSNNNQDPAFNQALAAATVDGVTSQQDYITLFVDEYEKINPNGKLAAIFSTKDNQDHIKFNASNNEVESYLKDQAKTAVQQSYTILNTRIDQFGVANANIQLLPGKDRVLIELPGVKEPERVRKLLSGTAKLEFYQTYDNSQVYQLLTNINGLIAAKNKAAKKDTATAASKATDAKTTAAVKADTSKNKGALSLLNKVNKTGVKDTSALGGKSQFADQYPLFNVLKPMMYQSQNGQGELARGPIVGRAEVKDTAQVNKYLRSPEVKSVIPQSMKFLWSVKPQEKTKIFELYAIKLVGAENGAALAGDVINDAHNDVDQKGSPEVVMVMNSDGAQKWRTITAEAAADVNNKQYIAIVLDDNVYSAPVVQNEISGGVSSISGNFTVEEAKDLANVLKAGRLPAPAHIVAEAVVGPSLGQEAIHAGLLSSVVGLLVVLVFMIAYYNRAGTVAVVAVIINIFFLMGVLTSLGAVLTMPGVAGIVLTLGISVDANVLIYERVREELALGKSLRIAIADGFKHALSSILDSNISTFLTGLILFVFGTGPIQGFAITLMIGIVTSLFCSLLISRLVFEYMLEKGWDIKFSNPWSSHTFKNANYAFVKNRFKFYIFSTIFIVAGLISMATQGFNYGVDFVGGHNYTVKFNNPNVTTEDVRPIVDKYLGEGNEVKTFGADRLSITTKYLINDKAGNTDQKVREALVKALSTDPKTKITLANIVGQQKVDPTIANGLKKSAFLTVIFAIIIISAYILIRFRKWQFSLGAMVATAHDALMVLSFFSLFKDVLPFSLDIDQSFIAAILTVIGYSINDTVVVFDRIREFLNLHHAKNDDPKTVINDAINNTLSRTIITALTVVLILLVLFIFGGDVIRGFSFALLIGVCFGTYSSICVATPVIIDFGKKDLR; encoded by the coding sequence ATGCAAGGTAAAGGGGTTGTTAAATTTTTCGCCATATTGATGGCTGTTGTATGTATATACCAGCTTTCATTTACTTGGGTCGCCCATAAAGTCGAAAATGATGCGCAGGTGTACGCTAAAGGTGACACAACAAAAGCAAAGGCTTATCTGGATTCAGTTTCAACGCAACCGGTGTATCCGCTTTTTAAGCACAATTATCAGTACGTTAAACAAAGAGAGCTTGCCCTTGGTTTGGACCTTGAGGGTGGTATGAGTGTAACCATGCAGATCTCGTTGAATGAACTGGTAAAAAAACTATCAAACAACAATCAGGATCCGGCGTTTAACCAGGCTTTGGCGGCGGCCACCGTTGATGGTGTAACCAGTCAGCAGGATTATATTACCTTGTTTGTTGACGAGTACGAAAAGATTAATCCTAATGGAAAGCTTGCCGCTATCTTCTCAACAAAAGATAACCAGGACCACATTAAGTTTAATGCAAGCAACAACGAGGTTGAGTCTTATTTAAAAGATCAGGCCAAAACCGCTGTTCAGCAATCATACACAATTTTAAATACCCGTATTGACCAATTTGGTGTTGCAAATGCCAATATTCAGTTATTACCCGGTAAAGACCGGGTATTAATTGAGTTACCCGGGGTAAAAGAGCCAGAACGTGTTCGTAAACTTTTATCGGGTACTGCCAAACTTGAGTTTTATCAAACCTATGATAACAGCCAGGTTTACCAGTTACTGACTAATATTAACGGTTTAATTGCAGCAAAAAATAAAGCAGCCAAGAAAGATACAGCAACAGCTGCATCAAAAGCAACCGATGCTAAAACAACAGCCGCTGTAAAAGCAGATACCTCGAAAAATAAGGGCGCGCTATCACTTTTGAATAAAGTTAACAAAACCGGCGTTAAAGACACTTCGGCGTTAGGCGGTAAATCACAATTTGCTGATCAGTACCCATTGTTCAATGTTTTGAAACCAATGATGTACCAGTCGCAAAACGGACAAGGTGAGCTTGCCCGTGGCCCTATTGTTGGCCGTGCTGAAGTGAAGGATACCGCACAGGTTAACAAATACCTGCGCAGTCCTGAAGTAAAGTCGGTAATTCCGCAAAGCATGAAATTCCTTTGGTCAGTGAAACCACAGGAGAAAACGAAAATATTTGAATTATACGCTATCAAATTAGTTGGCGCTGAAAATGGTGCCGCACTTGCAGGTGATGTAATTAATGACGCACATAATGATGTTGATCAAAAAGGCAGCCCTGAGGTTGTTATGGTGATGAACTCAGATGGTGCCCAAAAATGGCGTACGATAACCGCCGAAGCAGCTGCTGATGTTAACAACAAACAATATATAGCTATTGTGCTTGACGATAACGTTTATTCCGCTCCGGTGGTTCAAAACGAAATCTCAGGAGGTGTATCATCAATTTCAGGCAACTTTACTGTTGAAGAAGCAAAGGATTTGGCCAACGTATTAAAAGCCGGCCGTTTACCTGCTCCAGCACATATTGTTGCTGAAGCCGTTGTAGGTCCGTCATTAGGGCAAGAGGCTATCCACGCCGGTTTATTGTCAAGCGTGGTAGGTTTACTGGTTGTACTGGTATTTATGATCGCTTATTACAACCGCGCAGGTACTGTTGCTGTTGTTGCGGTAATCATCAACATCTTCTTCCTGATGGGTGTATTAACCAGCCTTGGTGCGGTATTAACCATGCCGGGTGTAGCAGGTATCGTACTTACCCTCGGTATTTCGGTTGATGCAAACGTATTGATTTATGAGCGTGTACGTGAAGAACTGGCTTTAGGCAAGTCGTTAAGGATTGCAATTGCCGATGGTTTTAAACACGCATTGTCATCAATCCTCGATTCAAACATCAGTACATTCCTTACCGGTTTAATCCTGTTTGTGTTTGGTACAGGCCCTATCCAGGGTTTTGCTATCACCCTGATGATCGGTATCGTTACTTCATTATTCTGTTCACTGTTGATCTCAAGGCTTGTATTTGAATACATGCTGGAAAAAGGATGGGATATCAAATTCTCAAACCCATGGAGTTCACACACGTTTAAGAACGCTAATTATGCTTTCGTAAAAAATCGTTTCAAATTCTACATCTTCTCCACAATCTTTATAGTTGCCGGTTTAATTTCAATGGCAACACAAGGATTTAATTACGGTGTTGATTTTGTGGGTGGCCATAACTATACCGTTAAGTTTAATAACCCTAACGTAACTACAGAAGACGTACGCCCAATAGTTGATAAGTATTTAGGAGAAGGTAACGAAGTTAAAACGTTTGGAGCCGACAGGTTGAGTATAACTACCAAATACCTGATCAACGATAAAGCAGGTAATACTGATCAGAAAGTACGCGAGGCGTTAGTGAAAGCCCTTAGTACAGATCCGAAAACAAAAATTACCCTGGCGAATATTGTAGGCCAGCAAAAGGTTGACCCTACTATAGCAAACGGCCTTAAAAAATCGGCTTTCTTAACGGTTATTTTTGCGATCATTATTATCTCAGCGTATATCCTTATCCGTTTCCGTAAATGGCAGTTTAGCTTAGGCGCTATGGTTGCTACGGCACACGATGCTTTAATGGTGTTATCATTCTTCTCATTATTTAAGGATGTGTTGCCGTTCTCGCTTGATATCGACCAGTCGTTTATAGCGGCCATATTGACAGTTATAGGTTATTCCATCAACGATACAGTGGTAGTATTTGACCGTATCCGTGAGTTCCTTAACCTGCACCATGCAAAAAATGACGATCCGAAAACAGTTATTAATGATGCGATCAACAATACGTTAAGCCGTACCATTATTACTGCTTTAACTGTGGTATTAATATTACTGGTATTATTCATCTTCGGTGGTGATGTGATCCGCGGCTTCTCATTCGCTTTATTGATAGGTGTATGTTTTGGTACGTATTCGTCAATATGCGTGGCAACACCGGTAATCATCGACTTTGGAAAGAAAGATCTTAGATAA
- a CDS encoding dihydrofolate reductase, which translates to MKITIVVAISENHAIGKDNKLLWHLPKDLKHFKEITTGGTVIMGRKTYDSVGKPLPNRRNIIITRQAITVEGCEVVNSIEAAIALCKTEEEVFIVGGAEIYKQAMHLTNRIYLTIVHKQFEADSFFPEIDLNEWKEVFREDHEPDERNLLPYSFITYERREKR; encoded by the coding sequence ATGAAAATAACAATAGTAGTTGCCATCTCTGAAAACCATGCCATTGGCAAGGACAATAAATTATTGTGGCATTTGCCGAAAGATTTAAAACACTTTAAGGAGATCACTACAGGAGGAACGGTAATAATGGGCCGTAAAACTTATGACTCAGTTGGCAAGCCGCTCCCTAACCGCCGCAACATCATAATCACCAGGCAGGCCATAACCGTTGAAGGCTGCGAAGTGGTAAATTCAATTGAAGCCGCTATAGCACTTTGCAAAACAGAAGAAGAAGTTTTTATTGTTGGCGGGGCCGAGATCTATAAACAGGCTATGCATCTTACAAACCGGATCTATCTCACCATTGTTCACAAACAATTTGAGGCAGATAGTTTTTTCCCTGAAATTGATTTAAATGAATGGAAAGAAGTTTTTAGGGAAGACCATGAGCCAGACGAGCGGAATTTGTTGCCGTATTCGTTCATTACCTATGAGCGGAGGGAAAAGAGGTAA
- a CDS encoding type II toxin-antitoxin system death-on-curing family toxin, with amino-acid sequence MIHIDIANYLHNLLIDEFGGSKGIRDNGSLEAALNRPFATFDGQDLYPTVVEKATAIFESIIINHPFMDGNKRTAYVLLEYLLLNKGGIKLDASFEEKYQMVIEASTGEIRFDEIKTWISSKIKV; translated from the coding sequence ATGATACACATTGACATTGCAAATTATCTACACAATCTTTTAATTGATGAGTTTGGGGGAAGCAAAGGGATTCGTGATAACGGATCGTTAGAGGCTGCTTTAAATCGTCCTTTTGCAACGTTTGATGGACAAGACTTATACCCAACTGTCGTTGAAAAAGCCACTGCAATATTTGAAAGTATCATAATTAATCACCCATTTATGGATGGTAATAAGCGTACAGCCTATGTGTTGCTTGAATATTTGCTACTAAATAAGGGTGGCATCAAATTAGACGCAAGTTTTGAGGAAAAATATCAAATGGTGATTGAGGCTAGTACGGGTGAAATTCGGTTTGACGAAATCAAAACGTGGATCTCATCTAAAATTAAAGTTTAA
- a CDS encoding thymidylate synthase → MKQYLDLMSHVMETGAQKHDRTGTGTLSVFGYQMRFNLQDGFPMVTTKKLHLKSIIHELIWFLSGDTNIKYLKDNGVRIWDEWADAEGNLGPVYGYQWRSWPKPDGGHIDQITQVVNQIKTNPDSRRMMVSAWNVADVSQMALPPCHSLFQFYVEPANPLKGEKRGKLSCQLYQRSADIFLGVPFNIASYALLTMMMAQVCDLDYGDFVHTFGDAHIYNNHLEQAHLQLSREPRPLPTIKINPDIKDIFQFKFEDFTLENYDPWPHIKAVVAV, encoded by the coding sequence ATGAAACAGTATCTCGACCTGATGAGCCATGTAATGGAAACCGGCGCTCAAAAACATGACCGCACCGGAACCGGTACTTTAAGTGTGTTTGGCTACCAGATGCGTTTTAACCTGCAGGATGGCTTCCCGATGGTAACTACAAAAAAACTGCACCTGAAGTCGATCATTCATGAGCTGATCTGGTTTTTAAGCGGCGACACCAATATAAAATATTTAAAAGACAATGGCGTGCGCATTTGGGATGAATGGGCCGATGCCGAAGGCAACCTTGGCCCGGTGTACGGTTACCAATGGCGTTCATGGCCGAAACCCGACGGCGGACACATTGACCAGATAACGCAGGTTGTTAACCAAATAAAGACTAACCCGGATTCGCGGCGGATGATGGTATCGGCATGGAATGTTGCCGATGTTAGCCAGATGGCATTGCCACCCTGCCATAGCCTGTTCCAATTTTATGTTGAACCTGCAAACCCGCTTAAAGGCGAGAAACGTGGTAAACTCTCCTGCCAGCTTTATCAAAGAAGCGCCGATATATTTTTGGGTGTACCGTTCAACATTGCTTCATACGCTTTGCTTACCATGATGATGGCCCAGGTATGTGACCTGGACTACGGCGACTTTGTACACACATTCGGCGACGCCCATATTTACAATAACCACCTGGAGCAGGCCCATCTGCAACTGAGCCGCGAACCCCGCCCGTTGCCAACCATAAAGATCAATCCGGATATAAAGGATATTTTTCAATTTAAGTTTGAAGACTTCACTTTAGAGAATTATGACCCGTGGCCGCATATAAAGGCTGTTGTGGCGGTATAA